The genomic stretch ATGTAGATTATAAATGTAATACAACTCAAATTCACAAGATAGTCCACCAAAATGAATTTAAGTTTGCatacattgtcattaacataagaaTTTCCACGTAAATAAAATTATGTGTTCCTTCTTTGTTTATAATTTCATTACATTAAGTAAACGTCGACTTACTAACAAAAAAGTAAATTTCGACTTCGCAACCCACTTTGAATAAACATATGCATGAATAAGTTTTAAGAAGGATTATACTCTTTATTAACTACCCACTTGTCAAACTAAATTCTTTCCTATTTTAAATTTTACCACAACATAGATTATTTCACAACACCGTGTCAACCATTTTACATTTCATAttaaaatcttttatttatagttgaaaaaaaaaactggTATCCATTTTCCTTCCCCTTCATTAAATTTTCATATCAGAACAAAGTTTTAAGGAAGCATCTTGATAAAACCCGTGCATTGCACGagtcacaaaactagttatacattaaaatttgaaaaatgcatcaaattatattcacatcattttgaacaaattttaattgatttggaacataacgtatcgtgaaatgatcTAACTTAAGAACTTAATGTTTGTTTTTTGGTGGAAATGTAAGTAATATTAAACACTTCCCAAGGGGAAAAATCACCAAATACAACCTACCAATTAATCAACCTTAAGAACTTAATGTTAATTGTTTCATTATTCGAAtacatttattttaattaatatgatatttgataagtcacaaaattatttatataataacGTTTATCATGAATAGTTAACCATCATTTATTAGTTATAATTAAAACTGtaagtattttattttaaaacattgaagttagaTCTAAGAAGATAAGAGTTGAGaaagttaatttatttttatttataagtaaagatattaaatgtcatatatgaattatattatttttcttcaattataataatataattttcAAACAGGTCGCGCGAAATGCGGAATACTACCTAGTTATAAGctatttttaaattaaaacattttTTATACACAGAATGTGTCTCAAAAATACATACCTTATTCTTTTCGCACCGAGATCGATAAATATCATACATAAGAAAGAAATTATTTTAGTCCAAAACTTGTTTTAATATGTTCAGAAtatataattaaaatatataaattgatCGTGCGAAACACGAGATTCTacctaatttataattaaaattaacttattttgatattagatggATTTTGGTGGGGTGGAGAATGTGAGAAATGGTCGGCCAGGTTGAAAAGTTGAAAATGATTGGACTGATAACCAAGATCATGACTTTCTGGATAGAAGAAAACAAATGAGTGGGATTATTGATTAAGATTAAAAATGATTGGCGACTCGATTAAGATGACCTTTGCTTAGGGATGATCGTGGGATTCATGGTCTAATAAGGGCACCAAAAAGATAATTCAATCATCCAATATCCAATAACAAAAACAAGTCATAGTTAACCCGAACCATCATGTTCAATTGTTGTAATGGGCTTCTACTAACCCGAAAGTGTGTAACCTATACTCGGTACTATCCACACAACAACTGGATTTCTAGGGTTTATGAGCTGCCTCGCCCAACACACTTAAAAAGACGAAACAAAGAATAAAAACCCTTATACCAGCCGCACTTCATTTGCCTCCTTCATCATCCTCTACTACTTTCTTCACTTCTCTCTCCATCTGCAAAAATGGTAAACATCACTCTTTTCTCCCCTTGATTTATACTTCTTTCCCTCGCTAATGTTTCATGATGATTGCTGATAATATCTGTAAATGTAAATCAAGTTTTATCTTTTGATTTTAACTTCAGATCTTCATGTTTTGTTGTAATTTTCAGATTCCTGAAATGGGttatgatttatatttaatttgaaAATCTGGGTCTCTGAGAAATGTGTGAAACATGATTCATGTtattatttttgatttgaaatgtTTATTTTGAAACTTGTTACTGTAAATAATTGCATAATGGAGACTTAGTTTGATGTTTTGGTTTAATTGTGTGCCTGTGTTATCTGAAACTTTtagttactccctctgtcccaatcatttgtttacattttgtatttttttgcaaccgtattttaatcaaaggtaaacaaatgatttagACGATAGAGTATAAGTTTGATGGCTGGGTTAAAAATAAGGTTTATCGTTTAATGTAGAATGTAGGATCTGTCTCTCAAATCCCGATGTTTGTTTGAATGACTTTGAGTTTCAATATTTTTACGGGTAAATCTAGTGTTCGCTTATAGTGAAGCTGCCTTATGATACTATTCTCTTTGTCCCGGTCAAAAATTGTCACTTTTTGGGATTTCTTCACAAATATTAAACAATGAAAATTACAAATTGAGGTGGAGAGAGTAGTAATTTGATGGTGGTTTTCATTATagtttatttttgtattttggtgttgatgaatatttgtttatgttctttgaTAATTACAGGCTCCCAAAAGAGGTGTGAAGGCCCCTGTTGTGTCCAAGAAGAAGCCTGTAAGTCCCCTTTGCCTTTCTTACACACCATGGCTCGTGGTTGCTCAATGCTGTTTGGTATGTTAGAATTTTATGTGGGTGTTTTAAGTAGCAGATCAGCTAGGGTATGCCCAAACTCTGTATTTCTGGCATTGCTATTGATAAAAGTTTATTTGTTAATTGTTCAAGTATACTTGTTTATGTTTGAGTCCGGTAAAGCCAATAGTTATCTTTTGGAGTCGAGAATTGTGTTTTGCTAACCCATCAGTAAGTGCTTATTATAACCAGTTGTAAATCAACTGTAAACTATCTGTGTGGGGAATGAAGTAAGCTGTTGACTGTTGTTATAATTAGCTCTAAATCAGCAGGATTAGTAGTTTAATAAGAGAGTATCCTTTTGTCAGTGTAAGACCCATTTGGGTGTATAATCGGTCTGAGTAACAATATTTTCAGAACATGTTGATGTGGATTTCTTACTACTTACTTTACTTGTTGAATCTATATTTCAATCATATCTTTTAAATGTTACATGTGTTAATTGTCACTGATTTCTTGTCTAAACAGGAGAAGCCTGTGAACCCATTGTATGAGAAGCGTCCCAAGCAGTTCGGTATTGGTGGTGCTATCCCACCAAAGAAAGATCTCACTAGGTTCATTAAATGGCCTAAGGTGGTTCAACTTCAGAGGAAGAAGAGAATCCTCAAGCAGCGTTTGAAGGTTCCTCCAGCCATCAATCAGTTCACCAAGGCTCTTGATAAGAATCTTGGTAATTCCCTAATTTGCTGTTCTGTTATTAATTACTAGTTCTGTGTTTGTACATTCTATATAGCTGCTAAGAATTTTTGCTTACGAACATACGTTCTAAGATCTTGTCTACTAGTGGAATTAGAGTACCTGCATGTAGTGACTCTGTTTATGTTTTTGTATATAAAAGCATTTTCATATGATATAAACGGTTTTTCTTGTCTTTAATTATGCAGCCTCCAACCTTTTCAAGCTGCTCCTCAAGTACAGACCTGAGGACAAGGCAGCAAAGAAGGAGAGACTTCTTAAAGCTGCTCAAGCCGAGGCCGAAGGAAAGAAGCCTGAGGTCAAGAAGCCTGTTGTTGTCAAGTACGGGCTAAACCACATTACTTATCTGATTGAACAGGTAATAACTCAATTACTGTAACTTCATTTTATAAGGTCTTTGCTTCGTTACTGATCCCTTGTTGTATAGTATACTTGAGTTCTTATTTATTGAGCATTTTTCTTTATTTCTCATCTTTCTCAGGGTAAAGCTCAGATGGTTGTCATTGCCCACGATGTTGACCCCATTGAGCTTGTGGTTTGGCTACCTGCTCTTTGCCGCAAAATGGAAGTCCCATACTGCATTGTCAAGGGCAAAGCTCGTCTTGGAACAGTAAATTTTCCTTCGTATACATTGATGTTGATATTTTGTCTGTCTGTAGCAAGAAACGATTTAACGCCTggtctttattttttttataattcAACAGATTGTGCACAAGAAAACCGCAGCTGCATTGTGCCTCACATCTGTGAAGAACGAAGACAAAATGGAGTTCAGCAGAATTGTTGAAGCTGTGAAGGTAAATTCTCATTTTCTTTCTCAGCTTATTAGTGCCAGTCATTTAAGTGGATGCCATAGGCCTGCCGAAATATTTGTAACCTAAAATGATGTAACCTTATCAGAATCCGAATTCAAGCAAGCATATATATGAATTGATCCAACCCATAACGTTTTCGAATGACCCTAAACAATCCCTTCTGTCTTGTTTTTTTGTGGGTGAACTGCATTCTGAACTTGTGTTTATTGACAGGCTAACTTCAATGACAAGTATGACGAACATAGAAAGAAGTGGGGAGGTGGAATCATGGGTTCCAAATCTCAGGCTAAGATGAAGGCCAGGGAGAGAGTTTTGGCCAAGGAAGCAGCTCAGAGGTTGAATTAAGTTTGCAATTTTCGTGTGACAAAGCTTCTAGATCTTATGTTTAGCGCCTTTGTTCTATCTTGTAAGGTGGCATACAATATTTAGTTCAAAAATGGTTAATTTAGTTTGTTTCTTCCAAGCACTGTCTTGCTCATGTTGTGGTAGATTTTGAAACGCATTTTTGCTATGGTATGTTGACtttttacccatttttatcattcttcacTTGGTTTATGCTTGTGAGAATTTTAGTGTATCTCGGACATGAGATATGGAATTGACGCAATGTTCCATAAGTAACGAAGTCGAATCCAGATGAATAAGTGTCAAGTTTCTCAATGGCTAGGGACTAGGGTGTATTGAGAAATGGAGAATTGAAGGACATGATGTACCTTGGATTCTTTTGTATATTTACTTCAGCTTTTCTCCTGTACTATTATGGAGTGCAGGTTTGATCCTTAAGCATTAAGATTCGAAACCTAAGGCGTTTGGTTCGTCAAAGGAAAAAAGAATGAAATTAGGAAAGGGATATGAGGGGAAAAGAATGAAATAACCCAAAATTTTCATCCTTGTTTGGTTATAATAGGAGAGAATAGACTAATTAATAACCTACCATCCATCTTTTCAATCACCACCGTGTCAATACCACCTAGCACCATTAAGAGCCGCCGCCGATGACGACGACATTACCTCCGTTGACGACACCTTGCCGGACCTCTCCTCCCACCTTTCGAAAACCCATTACCGCCATTATAACAACCTCTCCAAGGCCCATAAAAACCTCCCTAACCACCCGAAATCTCTTACCCCACCCTCGAAAACACCATATGACATGGCTCTTGGGGGGTGTTTAGGAGGTTTTTATGGATCTTGGGGTGGTTGTTATAATGGTGTTGATTTGTTTTCGAAGGCTGGGAGGAGAGGTCTGGCGGGAAGAGAATGGGTCTCAGCCAAGAAGGTGGGTTCGACGGGAGAGATCGGTTGGCGCCGATGACATGGCTCGGTCATGGTAGTAGTGGTCTTGGTGGTCGcgaggtagaagttggtattggCGGTGTGTGGAGTTGGGGCAGTGGGGAATGAAAATTCATTCCCTTGGAAGGTGAGGGGTAAGGAGTTGGAGAAGTATGAGGGTAAGGAAGGGATTCTCAttctctttgtttgtgtcaaacaaacacaaacaaagAGAATCACCACTTTTAATTCCCTTACACTTTCCTGAAACCCTCCAACCAAACAGCCCCTTATTATACTAGTACAAAGTTAGGAAATGTTTAACGCATTAGATTTGTTTTCTAATTAAAGTTGGCTCATAATCATGTgaaaatcacaaattctcatttgtgacgggcatATTCGTCGTAAGTCTGCGACGAGACAAATACAGCCCACATGgggagataagacaaaagcaaattGTCTAGGGAGTAACATTCTCTTTTGTCTTATTTACCCATGTGGGTAGGTATTTGACCCGTTGCAAGCTTGTGACAGATATAACCGTCACAAGGTAGACTTGCTGTAAATTAGATGATCTTAAATGTAAATTTTGGGGTTCAGGTAGACTTGAgcttaaaattacaaccgatgaGCAAAACACAAAAACTTAGGAGTTAAACGACCGTCTCTCAAGAATCCTACTGTAAGCAAATTAGGAGGTATTTGACTACTGTTTGATTAAATAATTTGGCAGTCTTATAAAAGGAGGGGTTTGAAGCATCGATACCTACTACCGTGAAATAGGACAAGAGCGGAGAAGATGTTCCGtcgtttcttcttcctcttcgcATCTTGGACACACATGATTATCCTCAATATTTCTTCTAACCCGATTAACATTCACCATCAACCTTTCATGGGCAGCTAACAATAGGAACAATTGATTTGTATGTTAAGCACCTCAATTATTAATAATAGGGTGTTGATTTTCGCGTTACGCATTTTACTTATATTGTAGTACTCTCTCATttgttcttcccctctttttctTTGCCACAAATGGGGCCACCACCATTGTCAACCACAACCATATGTAACCCCGTCAATCACCACCTTATTTTACCGCTGTATCACCGCTATATGCCACCACCAAGACACCAATCAACACAAATCAAAACAATTTCTCAAAATGAAAATCCGACCAATCTCCGATCATCCATGGACATATATGCATACATACAAGCAATAAACTGATACCTAATTTCGACAAATTGCAAAGTAAAGTCAATCAAAAGAGGGAaacatcaacaaaatcaaattaaaacaaaacacaataaaaaaaatttaacGAATTGTGGTTGGGTGGTGGTTTGAACAGCGCGGGGAGTGGCAGTCGGCTGACGATGATTCAATAGTGCAGCCCAAGGATGACAATGTGTGGTGGTGGTTGATTGACAGTTTCTTGTCATTAGCTTTCTTTTTCCTTATAAGGTTATATTTTTGACTTAATTTTAGGTTATTTCGGTTCTGTTTAGCTCTAATCAGTTGCATTCAGCTTAATTTAGTTAAATTCAACTCATCTTTTTACatgccctgttctttctggcttaatttcaattcaattcagttcagttcacaaattaactcttacttccgTTCAGTTATATTCAGTTAAACTCCTTCATTCGAAAGGAACATGACCATTCTTATTTAATTTACGGTGTTACTATTTCACATACgacttttactctttcacatacatttttttcaTAATGTTTCCAAACACTACCCTTCCCTCAAGTAAAAACCCTTAATTTTGTCTTCTCCCTtttctcctaaaacctaattatttCACTAAGTTCTTCAATTATGGATCTTATTGAACAAATTATTACTTCgatttataaaaaaaaactacATTAATTTGCTTTATACTCCTATTAGATAGAATTGGAGTGCGCAAGTTGATTGttttacgtaatttattttcgcagtgcAAATTTTACTCATTACATTACTTTTTGTATATTTTTTCCATTTACCTGCCCTCAACTAAGTTCATCAAACGAAATTCTCTTTAACCCTAACTCCTctcaaactaaacaaattacttGAATCATGGATTATAATTTGGGTGTTAAACATAAATTTAGTTTGCTAATTGCAACAagattaatcaaattaatatctTTGTGACGATTTTATTGACTTTTATTTTACTGTATCAATTTAGGGTTCATATAGAAATTGATTTTGGGTTGGTGCTAATTAGGAATAGAGGGATATTTACAGGTGGAGGCTGCCTGGCAAGAGGGGCGTCGTCGGCGAGAGGGGCGTAGAGGGACGACACAAATTAATTTAATCAGGAAAGGACGACAGGACAACCGATGTTAGGCTTCCGGCGGGCAGGGATCTCCATCGCCGGTGATCATGGGTCGGCGGTAGATGACGTACTACTACATAGTAGGGGTTACATCATAGGTTGTGGGTAGTAGGCATGTACGTTGTTTTTGCTATTttgcttattttttttttgtttttcctttcttggTGTAGTACAGAATTCATTTATTTACACGTATTATGTAGTACTTGTACAGTGGTGGCTGTTGACAGTAGCAACAGATGTTTGATGGTGGTATTATTGATGATGATGGTTGACGGCGGTGATTAGTAAGAAATTAGGGGAGGGGAGAAAAGTTGGaaagaagcaaaagaaaaaaaaatggggATAAGTGAGAGGGGTATAATGGTCAACCGTGTACTATGATGAGTAAAATAACCTTGTTTTATTTGAGGCAAAATTGCAATGCGTATGTATTTCTTCAACTATATGAAAATGAAAACTAGGTTtatgacccgtgaaattcacgggtttatctgttttaattttgttatttttatcgtaTTATTTATAATTGTCTGAGCAATTAGTTAATCCATTTAAAAAATATAGTCTTGAATATATAAAAGTTAGTTGGTTAGtatcttatttctttgacaactttggtttattttcaaaactatatattgtactttagttgtttattttgattaatataacTAATAACATGTAAGTTTAAAAAATTACCTTTAATAAGTCTAGTAATTCATGACAGACATGTAAAAAAATTAAATGTTTAAGATTAGcttttaattagattgtatagattatgTACTAAATTTTCTATTTGAAAGTTTGAATGTCCCTTTGTCATCTAGGCCAGTAAAGTTAGTAAGTGAAGACGAAAGAGTAAATTAATTCATAATGTTGAATTATttatccttttttttcttttttctttttgagAATAATAAATCTCAAAATGTAAGGAGTTAAAAAGATATAGAATTATAGGGTTTTTTATCTTCTCAATATTTTAATTCTCATAAATCATATTTTCTAATAGTAGCAtaattatgaagtttaataaatgATAATCTTAATATATCGTTTATATCAATTTATCAAAAAacctaaattttaaaattttgcatAATAGACAAAATGAGTTAAAGAGTAGCATACTACAAATCTCATTGCAATCTCATTTGTGTTATAAGACATACACACAGgataatatgacatgtacgcaTAGGTATTAGacaataatttacatttagctATTATCAATACCAAAAGAGATTTTTTTGtccaacttgttaataagattgagatcctcgcaaCTTCATATTTATTTTATGAGAGCTATATTTcaaagaaaaaatgatgaataaaaaataacacatacccaaataaaacatacagttgaaagtttctgaaataattaaaaaaaattatgaacctaaaaacaattacTCATTCACATTCATGTTGTCAATATTTTAGTTAGTTTATAACATGGTATTGAGTGGAATGGATGGAGTATTTGTTTAAACAATTATAGTATTTTTCTtcttcatatagtcttctttctccaatgaactatccatacaaaaaaaaatccaatgagtgattaataacaaataaaatggtggaatttgagtTATTAACCTTattgttattaatttaagttttctctCAAATAAGATAAGAAATAGGGCATTAAATTATAAAGatataagtatatttacctttgaatagTTCAACTTCACATATCTTGATAGCCTCTAAatgaaaacaaaattacatatatataaaggttaaaaatgtgaagattacttcaaaccaatggaacttaaaaataaataaataaattattaatttaaaaccttaatacacttaCCTTCCTTGATGTTGATACAACGATAAAAAAGATTATTGATACATCCATACAATTCTTTTGGCAATGGGGGTAAAAAAAATGTTGGCTTAAAttttggctcacaaatgttgTCTTCCATAAAACATTTATATAGCCAAATGAGGATGCATTTTTTGACTTTTagacttttttttattattatcaaagttaatatatacataaatatgtagaaaggtttcatgacttttgagtattcgttttcattattagcaagtttaatatagacataaatatagagtaaaTAGAAATGAAATGTTAAAGGTTCATAGAAGGGCAATTCCCATTCAGGTACCTTGGAATCCCCATTTCTTATAAAAGAATGGCAGCGGGGGATTGTTCTAGACTTGTTGAGAAAGTGGTGATGAGGATTCGTGGATGGGTGCCAGAAAACTCAgctatcactactacagatacaggttataacaacggttaaaaaccgttgttatataaaaaagcggacgttgttaaagcgtccgttgtaaaaggttttaacaacggttggttttcttaaggaacccgttgttaaaactattaacaacgattttaagtataaaaacccgttgtggaaagtgtgactcaattttgggggaaaagttataacaacgggttgtaatatacaaaaccgttgttataactaaagacaacgggttgtttataaataaccgtcgttgtttattttttaaaaaaaaaaaattaaattaaatattactagatacatgcataattacggcccgttataattccgatgcatgcattattactgccatccctgtgcatatgaatggacaatatggaataagaaggtgataggctatcgcacacctatgcaaagataatatttataccctagacaacaaatgaatgtagtacgtagggatcgaacccaaaggagacgggagtttatAATTtcgttgttatggattgaattttaccttggtagattatcaattgattgattaagttgaagtgatgtaatgataaaacaataataaagaaaatgtctagggaggtcgggtcacacatgctaattatgtaaatgctcatgtcaagttaggaagttgattttacgataaatgtttaggcttaaagacacccaccttacgatattagtgtcaaccatagaccgggtcctagagaaactctcgtccatgactaggtcgtcctactacacatgcttagtctaattcaattccgtgcctctcgacttttagaatgaatgaacaaacttaatcaatgaataaggcctttaaacatagattaaacgttatggtgcaaacatgtgatagaaacaattatacaatattattttatccttattttgacatttacatattacttaatcatgcatggcttcctttattccctagacaaatgtaactactcaaacatgatgaaaatgtaaactacactaatgataattaaaatgataaacataatggaaatgtaaatagaaattaccttgcaatatGGAAATGAActataaatggaagaacaatgcttgtaatataaataacttgtaatataaattgttttataacttgaaatgtaaataacataaagtaaatctaaactaaactaagagctaatctaaactaactactaaatttagagagaattatgagaaattgtgtatgtGAATGGTGGTGTACAAGAAGTGTCGACCAAAGCTTCTATTTATAGGAGTGAAGGGAGTAACGGAAATAAGCTACAGggggctaaccccgatcggggccacccaaccccgatcggggtcgtggtatttctcaaatttctcttaattccgtcttaactttgcacttaatgttgatgcggaatccgatgcttatgtcttaatgcgtccgtctaaggtatcttaagcatcctttggcatccaatgcaaactcttatcatgggctttcatttggatttcatttctttacatatccaccaactaagattggtttcctcttgctcgggttttccaattcttcccaaaatgcccctatgcttcccgaaactcctttgcatgatcaagacttgctcttattagcctcgtgaactcttgtacttgctactttgacgggaaaaagctactaaaagcttaatttcctacaaaacacaatagaaaacaagcaagcacaactagaacacggaattagctcacaaacactaacattagtgcaaatgacatgtaaaatagaggtaaaatagggggttaaaatgtatataaaatggacctatcaaactcccccaagctaaacccttgcttgtcctcaagcaagatcatcccaacattgcaaatcccaagtagctaacaagcaattgattcaaatcccgaaacaacatgggcataaggataagcaaaatcatggatgagatttacatggcggcgtagcgtagaagacttcaagtaaacgtttcggctcttgcatgatcttttgactttcggaCTCTCACGATCCACTCATAACTCAATTTTGTGTAAAGAACATTTTTTTGTGAATAATCACTCAagctatcctcgactcatgagaatgtgcccgcaatctaatatggtaaacaatcaAATCATAAGCAAAGCCATCAAATGCAAGCAAATAATGAAGCCAAAGGGTTAGAAGAAGGCTTTATTGTGATATGGGACATAAGGGGGACAAAtgattatggatatgtggagctaatgtTAAGCTAGCAACAAAACCATGTGAAAATGTTCATTACAACCCA from Silene latifolia isolate original U9 population chromosome 2, ASM4854445v1, whole genome shotgun sequence encodes the following:
- the LOC141643212 gene encoding large ribosomal subunit protein eL8y-like yields the protein MAPKRGVKAPVVSKKKPEKPVNPLYEKRPKQFGIGGAIPPKKDLTRFIKWPKVVQLQRKKRILKQRLKVPPAINQFTKALDKNLASNLFKLLLKYRPEDKAAKKERLLKAAQAEAEGKKPEVKKPVVVKYGLNHITYLIEQGKAQMVVIAHDVDPIELVVWLPALCRKMEVPYCIVKGKARLGTIVHKKTAAALCLTSVKNEDKMEFSRIVEAVKANFNDKYDEHRKKWGGGIMGSKSQAKMKARERVLAKEAAQRLN